From a single Fusarium pseudograminearum CS3096 chromosome 2, whole genome shotgun sequence genomic region:
- the MAT1-1-3 gene encoding MAT1-1-3: MSQNLQGSLLQGPLGVFMPPEAEVPITIVYSQSQDDVHVFVPETTSMTMVNYVADNFSRRVQQPVKVFHDEARKKYRLCPIPKDIFANISTFGRYCFTRDQSTPVTVSASDPTIGEGGKRIPRPRNSWMLYRQAKSQQIIAQHEGLTAGELSTIISNMWNSETPETQAYWRKLAEDEDAEHKRLYPGYKYSTKGGRDN; encoded by the exons ATGTCCCAGAACCTACAAGGAAGTCTGCTCCAGGGCCCTTTGGGAGTTTTCATGCCTCCTGAAGCCGAGGTCCCGATCACCATCGTCTACAGCCAATCGCAAGACGATGTCCACGTTTTCGTCCCCGAGACTACATCGATGACAATGGTGAATTATGTTGCAGACAATTTTAG CCGCCGTGTCCAACAGCCCGTGAAGGTGTTTCACGATGAAGCCCGAAAGAAGTATCGGCTTTGCCCAATCCCTAAGGACATTTTTGCCAACATTTCAACTTTTGGGAGATACTGTTTCACTCGTG ATCAATCTACTCCAGTGACGGTTTCTGCAAGCGATCCGACTATTGGTGAGGGTGGAAAACGAATCCCACGTCCCAGAAACAGTTGGATGCTGTACCGCCAAGCCAAGTCGCAGCAAATCATTGCGCAGCACGAAGGACTCACTGCTGGAGAGCTTT CCACGATTATTTCCAACATGTGGAACAGTGAGACTCCAGAGACACAGGCTTACTGGCGTAAATtggccgaggatgaggatgccgAGCATAAACGACTTTACCCTGGATACAAATACTCTACAAAGGGAGGACGCGATAACTAG
- the MAT1-1-2 gene encoding MAT1-1-2 — protein MDTSFSFTPLWHDKAIIYKPEEALRALDDTIYACILRSKLLPKNGEVFHTLEVLRVVSAVAKHMLLDLGFDNEVLSKIRTTAVKLVPDHSIFSLIDACLVSWYFQAVDVIYTHNQARRRVSGPNLPSAWIGGYTDERPMANLGFLSMLAGSRDSQVPEHPKLRAASLVSKTTVAVLYTAYTIGPHLTNFPWRKLKHMPVLSAVDLYLKVFISTCGTVYSNDPAIIPPPAFEYSVTQEDVKVSNCGRKLLVKVHGDEDWRTAPKWHPYIKVPGSPWNNFIRNRKQPIFFDDLGYSGYCESESAGSESESEFPSAFAPEPDEAESECSESEKVTIKYKLPSSALTIFRQFEDTHSAAREDLDENYPGTRRVLSERAANRQYNRFARLSGRKYAKECPDDASAVYLTDANEDFLYYSPVIQKPRADAAGNLGLPFMSTAVHALGAHDDPEEPDDGFFIMTYKQ, from the exons ATGGACACCTCCTTCAGCTTCACCCCTTTGTGGCACGATAAAGCAATTATCTACAAGCCCGAGGAAGCTCTGCGTGCTCTAGACGATACGATCTATGCCTGCATCCTGAGATCCAAGCTCTTGCCTAAGAATGGCGAAGTCTTCCACACGCTTG AGGTCTTACGCGTGGTTTCCGCCGTTGCGAAACACATGCTACTCGACCTTGGTTTCGATAATGAGGTACTGAGCAAGATCCGAACCACAGCCGTCAAGCTGGTCCCAGATCACAGCATATTCTCTCTCATCGACGCTTGCCTTGTGTCTTGGTACTTCCAGGCTGTGGATGTCATCTACACACATAACCAGGCCCGCCGCCGGGTTTCTGGGCCAAATCTGCCATCTGCTTGGATTGGGGGCTATACTGATGAGCGCCCTATGGCCAATCTAGGCTTTCTAAGCATGCTTGCAGGATCCCGCGATTCGCAAGTACCTGAGCACCCTAAGCTTCGGGCAGCTTCCCTCGTGTCTAAGACCACAGTAGCGGTTCTGTATACTGCTTATACTATCGGGCCTCATCTCACAAACTTCCCATGGAGAAAGCTCAAGCATATGCCCGTTCTCTCAGCCGTCGATCTTTATCTCAAGGTCTTCATCTCCACTTGCGGCACCGTCTACAGTAACGATCCGGCCATCATACCTCCCCCTGCTTTTGAGTACAGTGTTACTCAAGAAGACGTCAAGGTCTCCAATTGTGGCCGGAAGCTCTTGGTCAAGGTGCATGGTGATGAGGACTGGCGCACAGCTCCCAAATGGCACCCCTACATTAAAGTCCCCGGGTCCCCATGGAACAACTTCATCAGAAACCGCAAACAGCCTATCTTTTTCGATGACTTGGGCTATTCCGGATACTGTGAGTCTGAATCGGCAGGTTCTGAATCCGAATCTGAGTTTCCTTCTGCGTTCGCACCTGAGCCCGATGAGGCCGAGTCGGAGTGTTCTGAGTCGGAAAAAGTGACCATCAAATACAAACTTCCAAGCTCAGCCCTCACTATCTTCCGACAATTCGAGGATACACATTCCGCTGCCAGGGAAGATTTGGACGAG AATTACCCAGGCACTCGACGTGTGCTTTCAGAGCGTGCAGCCAACCGCCAGTACAACCGGTTCGCCCGTCTTTCAGGTCGCAAGTATGCGAAGGAGTGCCCTGATGATGCT TCTGCTGTTTATCTGACTGATGCTAACGAGGATTTCTTGTACTATTCTCCTGTG ATCCAAAAGCCCCGTGCAGATGCGGCTGGAAATCTTGGTCTCCCTTTCATGTCCACCGCCGTTCACGCTTTAGGAGCTCACGATGACCCTGAGGAGCCGGATGATGGTTTCTTCATTATGACTTACAAGCAGTAG
- the MAT1-1-1 gene encoding MAT1-1-1, producing MSSYKDQVLEALTNCSQERLNAAMENPSMMRELLEICGTELAACIGPSIGDPVQRAKRPLNGFMAFRTYYLKLFPDTQQKDASGFLTQLWATDPNRNKWALIAKVYSFTRDHVGKAKCNLNPFLSVACPMMKIVEPAEYFGLFGWQVSHDNFGNMVLVQDLAVMANAPLDNFEHPTTEIDLLTDILVAGYFSEYSQHLQVLMWTSQNGIMAPAGTFVNDAIGEQLYEPVPTTSEKTDFIESVRNNACEAAQALFGPDYDAQFFQSRFVHSWEVDDLTSFQGVQISIADEPLPANTLYDFNQLPENVPQVSELTIDTSIDADIMEITSAWSVDKITFDRLNRER from the exons ATGAGTAGCTACAAGGATCAAGTCTTAGAGGCCCTCACCAACTGTTCTCAGGAACGACTCAACGCCGCTATGGAGAATCCTTCGATGATGAGAGAACTTCTCGAGATTTGTGGTACTGAGCTTGCCGCTTGTATCGGCCCTTCCATCGGAGATCCAGTTCAGCGTGCTAAGCGCCCTCTGAATGGCTTCATGGCTTTTCGAA CCTACTACTTGAAGCTCTTCCCCGATACTCAGCAGAAGGACGCTTCTGGTTTTTTGACTCAGCTCTGGGCTACGGACCCCAATCGAAACAAATGGGCCCTAATTGCCAAGGTCTACTCCTTCACCCGAGACCACGTCGGTAAGGCCAAATGCAACTTGAACCCGTTTCTCAGCGTTGCATGccccatgatgaagatcgTTGAGCCTGCTGAGTACTTTGGGTTGTTCGGCTGGCAGGTCAGTCACGACAACTTTGGTAACATGGTCCTCGTGCAGGATCTCGCGGTCATGGCAAACGCACCTCTCGACAATTTTGAGCACCCCACCACCGAGATTGATCTGCTCACAGATATTCTTGTGGCTGGCTACTTTTCTGAGTACTCCCAGCACCTGCAAGTTCTGATGTGGACTTCTCAGAACGGCATCATGGCCCCTGCTGGTACCTTCGTTAATGACGCTATCGGGGAGCAGCTCTACGAGCCCGTCCCAACGACCTCTGAGAAGACCGATTTCATCGAATCAGTTCGCAACAACGCCTGTGAGGCCGCTCAAGCCCTATTCGGTCCTGATTACGATGCCCAGTTCTTCCAGAGCCGATTTGTTCACTCTTGGGAAGTGGATGATCTCACTAGCTTTCAGGGTGTCCAGATTTCCATCGCTGATGAGCCCCTGCCCGCAAACACACTCTACGATTTCAACCAGCTCCCTGAAAACGTCCCTCAGGTCTCCGAGCTCACCATCGACACCTCCATTGACGCCGATATCATGGAGATCACCAGCGCTTGGTctgttgacaagatcaccTTTGATCGCCTGAACCGAGAGCGCTAG